One segment of Drosophila ananassae strain 14024-0371.13 chromosome 3R, ASM1763931v2, whole genome shotgun sequence DNA contains the following:
- the LOC6497198 gene encoding 1-acyl-sn-glycerol-3-phosphate acyltransferase alpha — translation MACTCEVIGLACVVALILSVSAKAPYQMRMIFIFFGAGAIVLLCVPFMILRPRDYRNALVPAWGFRQICRLMGITMEVRGLENVRKDHGSVVIMNHQSAVDLCVLAYLWPVIGRATVVSKKEVLYIPFFGIGAWLWGTLYINRSRKADSINSLQKQAKAIQDRQCKLLLFPEGTRNTKETLLPFKKGSFHIALQGKSPIQPVVISKYSFMDDEKKTFRPGHAIIHILPEVTTEKYEKEEMEKLIEECQTIMQTEYTKLSKEGLALSSKKQA, via the exons ATGGCTTGCACGTGCGAAGTGATCGGACTGGCCTGTGTGGTGGCCCTCATCCTCAGCGTTTCAGCCAAAGCTCCTTACCAAATGCGAATGATTTTCATCTTCTTTGGAGCGGGTGCCATAGTCTTGCTGTGTGTTCCTTTTATGATTTTGCGGCCAAGAGACTACCGGAATGCACT GGTTCCTGCTTGGGGCTTCCGGCAGATATGCCGTCTGATGGGAATTACCATGGAGGTGCGTGGCTTGGAGAATGTTCGCAAGGATCATGGCTCTGTGGTGATTATGAATCACCAGAGTGCGGTGGATTTGTGCGTCCTGGCCTACCTATGGCCAGTTATCGGCCGAGCCACGGTCGTTTCCAAAAAGGAGGTCCTCTACATCCCGTTCTTCGGCATTGGAGCATGGCTTTGGGGTACCCTCTACATAAATCGGTCTCGGAAGGCCGATTCCATTAACTCGCTGCAAAAACAGGCAAAGGCGATACAGGATCGCCAATGCAAGCTCCTGCTCTTCCCGGAGGGTACTCGCAATACCAAGGAAACTCTGCTGCCATTCAAGAAAGGATCCTTCCACATTGCGCTACAGGGCAAGAGCCCCATCCAACCGGTGGTCATATCGAAGTACTCATTCATGGACGACGAGAAAAAGACCTTCCGCCCGGGACACGCCATCATTCACATCTTGCCAGAGGTTACCACCGAGAAGTACGAGAAGGAAGAGATGGAGAAGCTGATCGAGGAGTGCCAGACCATCATGCAGACGGAGTACACTAAGCTGAGCAAAGAAGGCCTGGCCTTGAGCTCCAAGAAACAAGCATAG